A region of Sphingomonas sp. DNA encodes the following proteins:
- the thiL gene encoding thiamine-phosphate kinase has product MDEAAFIAALRALADHPAARELADDAAVLEVGGTSLVLTHDMIVEGVHYLASDPPGDVAWKLVAVNLSDLAAKGARPVGALLGYALGEGEWDAAFAKGLGTALAAFGLPLLGGDTVAMPAGAPRAMGLTALGEAKIAPSRAGAKPGDLIWASGAIGDAGAGLGLLRQGKTEPAALIERYRNPRPRLEAGQRLAPLVTAMMDVSDGLLIDAGRMAAASGCALAIELDAVPLSRDYLDHAGGDRAARLKAATAGDDYELLFAAPEGKAAAILALAEEIGLSLCRIGRCEAGAGLSLRDAAGPVPLPARTGFEHGR; this is encoded by the coding sequence ATAGACGAAGCCGCCTTCATCGCCGCCCTGCGCGCGCTGGCCGATCATCCGGCGGCGCGGGAGCTTGCCGACGATGCGGCGGTGCTGGAAGTGGGCGGCACCAGCCTCGTGCTCACCCACGACATGATCGTCGAGGGCGTCCACTATCTCGCCTCCGATCCGCCCGGGGACGTGGCGTGGAAGCTGGTCGCGGTGAACCTCTCCGATCTCGCCGCCAAGGGCGCGCGGCCGGTCGGCGCGCTGCTCGGCTATGCGCTGGGCGAGGGCGAATGGGATGCCGCCTTCGCCAAAGGTCTCGGCACTGCGCTCGCCGCTTTCGGCCTGCCGCTGCTCGGCGGCGACACGGTGGCGATGCCGGCGGGCGCTCCGCGCGCTATGGGCCTCACCGCACTCGGTGAGGCGAAGATCGCTCCCTCCCGTGCCGGCGCCAAGCCCGGCGACCTGATCTGGGCCAGCGGCGCGATCGGCGATGCCGGAGCGGGTCTCGGTCTGCTCCGGCAGGGCAAGACCGAGCCCGCCGCCTTGATCGAGCGCTACCGCAATCCCCGCCCCCGGCTGGAGGCGGGCCAGCGCCTCGCGCCGCTGGTCACGGCGATGATGGACGTCTCGGACGGCCTGCTGATCGATGCCGGGCGGATGGCGGCGGCGAGCGGCTGCGCGCTGGCGATCGAGCTCGACGCCGTGCCGCTGTCGCGGGATTATCTCGATCATGCCGGCGGCGATCGCGCCGCGCGCCTGAAGGCGGCGACCGCCGGCGACGATTACGAGCTGCTGTTCGCCGCGCCCGAGGGCAAGGCGGCCGCCATCCTCGCGCTCGCCGAGGAGATCGGCCTGTCGCTGTGCCGGATCGGGCGGTGCGAGGCCGGCGCGGGCCTGTCCCTGCGCGATGCCGCCGGGCCGGTGCCGCTGCCCGCCAGGACCGGCTTCGAGCATGGCCGCTAG
- a CDS encoding pirin family protein, with protein MTDTLFEQTLTPTTHDLGGFKVHRTLPHRERTTIGPFIFFDQMGPAHLAPGTGIDVRPHPHINLATVTYLFAGAMDHRDSLGTFATIEPGAVNLMTAGKGITHSERSPAAIRADGPELSGIQTWIALPSAKEEIDPAFEHVAKADLPVVEGGGATARVVMGSLWGATSPVTQHSPIIYADIHLEAGGAMPIDPEADERAIYLAEGEAWLDGMELEPAMLYVLRPGISATLRSAGGAHVMLCGGAPLDGPRHVFWNFVSSRRERINQAKEDWKAGRFTLPPDDKDEFIPLPEVPKTVSYP; from the coding sequence ATGACCGACACTCTCTTCGAGCAGACGCTCACCCCCACCACCCACGATCTCGGCGGCTTCAAGGTCCACCGGACGCTTCCGCACCGCGAACGCACCACGATCGGCCCCTTCATCTTCTTCGATCAGATGGGGCCGGCCCACCTCGCGCCCGGCACCGGCATCGACGTGCGCCCGCATCCGCACATCAACCTGGCCACCGTCACCTATCTTTTCGCCGGCGCGATGGACCATCGCGATTCACTCGGCACCTTCGCGACGATCGAGCCGGGCGCGGTCAACCTGATGACCGCCGGCAAGGGCATTACCCATAGCGAACGCTCGCCCGCCGCGATCCGCGCCGACGGCCCGGAACTGTCCGGCATCCAGACCTGGATCGCCCTGCCCAGCGCCAAGGAGGAGATCGATCCGGCCTTCGAGCATGTGGCGAAGGCCGATCTGCCGGTGGTCGAGGGCGGCGGCGCCACCGCCCGGGTCGTGATGGGCAGCTTGTGGGGCGCGACTTCGCCGGTCACGCAGCACAGCCCGATCATCTATGCCGACATCCATCTCGAGGCGGGCGGCGCGATGCCGATCGATCCGGAAGCCGATGAACGGGCCATCTATCTCGCGGAAGGCGAGGCCTGGCTGGACGGCATGGAGCTGGAGCCGGCCATGCTCTACGTGCTGCGGCCCGGCATCTCCGCCACCCTGCGCTCGGCCGGCGGGGCCCATGTGATGCTGTGCGGCGGCGCGCCTTTGGACGGCCCGCGCCACGTTTTCTGGAATTTCGTCTCCTCCCGCCGCGAGAGGATCAACCAGGCCAAGGAGGACTGGAAAGCCGGCCGCTTCACCCTCCCGCCCGACGACAAGGACGAGTTCATCCCGCTCCCCGAGGTGCCCAAGACAGTGAGCTATCCGTGA
- the nusB gene encoding transcription antitermination factor NusB yields MATTPKRSRSRSAARLAAVQALYQQEMEGTPLAALLHEFHHHRLGQRIDDVEYADAEVDFFDDVVAGVDARREELDGLIAGKLADGWSLARLDKPMKAILRAGAYEIAARADVPVGTAISEYVDVAKAFYDARESGFVNGLLDAIAKEVRP; encoded by the coding sequence ATGGCCACCACTCCGAAACGCTCGCGGTCGCGCTCCGCCGCCCGCCTCGCCGCCGTGCAGGCGCTCTATCAGCAGGAGATGGAGGGCACGCCGCTCGCCGCCCTCCTCCACGAGTTCCACCATCACCGCCTTGGGCAGCGGATCGACGATGTCGAATATGCCGATGCCGAGGTGGATTTCTTCGACGACGTGGTGGCCGGCGTCGATGCCCGCCGCGAGGAGCTGGACGGCCTGATCGCGGGCAAGCTCGCCGATGGTTGGTCGCTCGCCCGGCTGGACAAGCCGATGAAGGCGATCCTGCGCGCCGGCGCCTATGAGATCGCCGCGCGCGCCGACGTGCCGGTCGGCACTGCGATCAGCGAATATGTCGATGTCGCCAAGGCTTTCTACGACGCCCGCGAATCCGGCTTCGTCAACGGCCTCCTCGACGCCATCGCGAAAGAGGTGCGGCCATAG
- a CDS encoding alpha/beta hydrolase has protein sequence MTLSEARLALPTGVTLNVQTGGARGGEPILFLHGFPESHRTWRAVAPALAADHFIVAPDQRGFGASDRPEGVEAYATDRILEDLIALADALALERFTLVGHDWGGAVAWLAALRHPDRLKCLVIVNSPHPLVFQKSLIEDEAQRAASQYMNAFRNPAMEQGIAAMGLETFFDKSFGGHTDLTAIPPDERAHYLADWSQPGALTAMLNWYRASSIVVPAPGEAAELPAWTKAPFPSITMPTLVIWGLKDKALLPVQLDGLDALVEDLRIAATPEAGHFIPWEHPDFVVAAIRDFIAETG, from the coding sequence GTGACCCTTTCGGAGGCCCGCCTCGCTTTGCCCACGGGCGTCACGCTCAACGTCCAGACCGGCGGCGCGCGCGGCGGGGAGCCGATCCTCTTCCTGCACGGCTTCCCGGAATCGCACCGCACCTGGCGCGCGGTCGCGCCGGCGCTGGCGGCGGACCATTTCATCGTCGCCCCCGACCAGCGCGGCTTCGGCGCCTCGGACAGGCCGGAAGGCGTCGAGGCCTATGCGACCGATCGCATCCTCGAGGATCTGATCGCATTGGCCGACGCGCTGGCGCTGGAGCGCTTCACCCTGGTCGGCCACGACTGGGGCGGCGCCGTCGCCTGGCTCGCGGCGCTCCGCCATCCCGACCGGCTGAAGTGCCTGGTGATCGTCAATTCGCCCCATCCTTTGGTCTTCCAGAAGTCGCTGATCGAGGACGAGGCCCAGCGCGCTGCCTCGCAATATATGAACGCCTTCCGCAACCCCGCGATGGAGCAGGGCATCGCGGCGATGGGGCTGGAAACCTTCTTCGACAAGAGCTTCGGCGGCCACACCGATCTCACCGCCATCCCGCCGGACGAGCGCGCCCATTACCTCGCCGATTGGTCGCAGCCCGGCGCACTGACCGCCATGCTGAACTGGTATCGCGCCAGCAGCATCGTTGTGCCGGCACCCGGTGAGGCGGCAGAACTGCCCGCTTGGACAAAAGCGCCTTTCCCGAGCATCACCATGCCCACGCTCGTCATCTGGGGTCTAAAGGACAAGGCGTTGCTGCCGGTCCAGCTCGACGGCCTCGACGCACTGGTCGAGGATCTGCGCATCGCCGCTACGCCGGAGGCCGGCCACTTCATTCCCTGGGAACATCCGGACTTCGTGGTCGCCGCGATCCGGGATTTCATTGCCGAGACAGGTTAG